CTTGTGGCCGCGCAGTGTCATGACGCTGACTTGTGTGGCGGACACGCGCGGGTCAATGAGGGTGATGTGGCGCGCTGCAGTTCCGGTTGCGAGGAGGTTGCGGGCGGGGACTGCGCAGAGAGAGAGGAGCGCGTGGCCCGTCGTGCGTGTGTCGACGCAGGACTGCGTGGGGAAGTCCCACGTCTTGAGTGTGTGGTCGTGCGAGGCCGAGTAGGCGACTGTGGCGTCGTCGGGTTTGAAGATGACGCTGGAGACGGGCGAGGCGTGGCCGGTGAAAGTGGCTAGCGCTCCGCGAGCAGGGACTGTGCGGTCGGGTTTGGAGAGCTTCTGGCGCTTATTGGAGGCGGCGGTCGAGCTGGGGAGGAGGTTGGAGGGCGCGGCTGGGTTTTCCCTTGCGTTGCTGGAGAACAGGGAGAGGGTGGAGTCGGACGAGGCGGACAAGATGCGGCTCGAGGGTGCGTGGACGGCAAGATCCTCGACGGCCCAGTTGTGGCTGAACAGCTCGAGGCTCGTGGTGATGGTGCGCGCATTGTCGTCGTACTTGTAGACGCGCACGGTGTTGTCCAGACCTGCAGCGACAAACTTCTTGTCCGACAACCACTTGGCCGACTTCAAGCTGGTGATCCTGCCGCCGTTGTTGGGTGCTTCCGATGTCGCCAACACGTCGCCCGAGGTGTTCCAGACTCGCACCAGGCCGTCGTAACTGGCGCTGAGGATCCTCTCCTGTCCACCCTGCACGCCTCCACCCGACCATGTGCCTGCGGGCGAGGAGCGTGACAGGACATCTACAGCAGAAACCC
This window of the Ascochyta rabiei chromosome 14, complete sequence genome carries:
- a CDS encoding ribosome biogenesis protein ytm1, translated to MESTAAETKVQIRLSTRDPGLQIAEEPTVLLVQTSLSRHQLSTLVNDLLHRDANRIPFDILINGQFLRTSIDEFLTKNGINAETTLDVEYTRALVPPLNVTSFEHDDWVSAVDVLSRSSPAGTWSGGGVQGGQERILSASYDGLVRVWNTSGDVLATSEAPNNGGRITSLKSAKWLSDKKFVAAGLDNTVRVYKYDDNARTITTSLELFSHNWAVEDLAVHAPSSRILSASSDSTLSLFSSNARENPAAPSNLLPSSTAASNKRQKLSKPDRTVPARGALATFTGHASPVSSVIFKPDDATVAYSASHDHTLKTWDFPTQSCVDTRTTGHALLSLCAVPARNLLATGTAARHITLIDPRVSATQVSVMTLRGHKNGIVSLDTDPNSEYNLVSGSHDGTCQIWDLRNVTTGGQVGEGMTGESVYTINRQGQSGPAKSHGEGVKVFSVRWDKEVGIVSAGEDKKVQINRALDL